The stretch of DNA TCCTGGAACCCGGCCTGTGGATGAAACAACACGCCGCCGCAGAGATCATTGCTTCCATTGTTCAGGCCACCCCGGTCCCGGTAATAAAAGCGTAGACAGGAGAAAGTTTCTCTTGCGGCTGCCTTTTTAATGAATTATGCAAAAATTGGTCTGGTTAGGTCTCTTAATTTATGGCTTGCTCTTTGCCGGTCTAGTCACCTTGAACGGCGGGCTGCTGGTGTTAGCCATTCCCCTCATTGTTTACCTGGGCGGGGGACTGCTCTATCGGCCGGAAGCGTTGCCATTGGCAGTAACGCGCCGCCTGAGTGCGGCGCGAGCGGCGCAAGGCGAGCCGGTAGTAGTCAAACTGACCCTCACCAACAAAGGCCCGCGCTTAAACGAAGTGCTGGTGGAAGACCTCATCCCTGCCTCACTCAACTTGACAGACGCAGAAGCCAGTTTGTTTGCCCCATTGCCTTCAGGCGCAACCGTTGAGTTGACTTACACCATGCGCGGCCCGCGAGGCATCCATCATTTTCCCGGCGTGCGGGTTACGGCCAGTGACAACTTTGGCCTGTTTCAAAAACGCCAGGTGGTGACCGTCCCGGATCAACTTTTAATCCTGCCTGAGATTATCCGGCTGCGCAGAGTTGAGATTCGGCCCCAGCAAACGCGAGTTTATTCCGGCCCCATTCCTACCCGGCAGGGCGGATCAGGGGTGGAATTCTTCGGCGTGCGTGAATACCAACCTGGCGACCCACTGCGCTGGATGAACGGCAGGGCTACGGCCCGCCACCCCCAAAGTCTATTCATTAATGAATTTCAGCAAGAACGGGTCGCCGACGTGGGCCTGATTTTAGACGCCCGCCAGCAGAGCGATGTGTCCTTGCCGGAAGGGTCGTTATTTGAGCAGGCCATTGTGGCTGCCGCTTCTCTGGCCGATGTTTTTATCAATGCCGGTAATCGGGTGGGGCTTTTCATTTACGGCCGCTCGCTCAACTGGACCTTTCCCGGCTACGGCAAAGTGCAGCGGGAACGAATTCTGCGCGCCCTGGCCTGCGCGGAATTGGGCAGCGGGCAGGTTTTTGAAAAGCTGGAATATTTGCCCACACGCCTCTTTCCGGCGCGCTCACAACTGGTGTTTGTCAGCCCGCTGCTGCCCCAAGATGCGGACGAACTGATTAAATTACGCGCGCATGGGTATCAACTGTTGGTGGTCAGCCCCGATCCCATCACCTTTGAGCAACAGGGGTTGAACAAAGAACCAGAGGTGGCGTTGGCTGCTCGATTTGCTCGCCTGGAGCGAGAGTTGCTACTGAATATGCTCAGGCAGGCCAATATCCGGGTGATGGATTGGCAGGTTGACATCCCTTTTCAGCAAGCCGCCCACGTTGCGCTCAGTCGTTTGCAACGTTTTTGAACGACAATAAGCTGAATGCTCAACAGGCCTGAATGAAATGAATTTTTTTGTTTGGATGAGTATTGGTTTGGCCACATTTGGCCTGGCCGCAGGCTATGCCTTAAACGCCCGCTGGGGGGCGGTAGGGATAGTCATAGCCATAGGCTTATTCTGGCTAGTTGGCCAATGGCGCAACTGGTATCCGGCCACGGTCATTGCCGTCACCTTTTTCATCGGCGCTGCCGCCCTGGGAGCCGGGCTGGGGCTATCTGCGGGCTGGATGCTTTTTAGTATTGTGGCTATACTGGTGGCCTGGGATTTGGCCGATTTCAGCAAACGGTTACAAAAAGCCGGGCGCGTTGAAGGAGAGAGACATTTACAACGGCTTCACCTCCAACGATTGTTCCTTGTGGCCGGTTTGGGCTTATTATTGGGAGGAATAGCCCTAAACTTACAATTTGAGTTCAGGCTGGGCGGGGCCATTTTGCTGGCGGGCGTGGTGATCTTTGGCTTGAGCCGCGTCATCGGGCAACTCAGGCGCGAGAGTGATTGAAACAACCCACAACGGGCAAGCTATCTGCCTGAGACCTGTCCCAATTTTTAGGCCATAGGGTAGGGACAGGACAATGTCCTATCCCTACCGTAAAAATTTTGGGACGCATCCTCCGCCTAAGACCGGTGACTGAAAAGGAAAAACGGCCAATTTCTTGACCGTCTTTTACCCATAAATTAGCCAATTTGCTTGGTAATTTTACTGCCAGAATCTACGAGCGGAACTCTATTTCTTCTTTCTCATTCAGATTAATGTGGCCCGGTGTTTTAACAACACCCTTCTGCAACTGGGCATATCCAAAAACCAACAACATAATTACTAATAAAGCGAGAAAAAAGAAATTCATCAGCTTCTAGTCCTCCTCTTGGTGTGGAATTAGAAATAATTTTTTTGGCAATATCAATAGTCAATCCTCCATTGTCTAGTCAAGACAACTTAACCATTATACTCAAAGGAGGGAGAATAGACAATTCAGGCCTTTCGGTTTAGGCCCAAACAAGTTTGGGTGAGGCCCAAACAAGTTTGGGTGAGGCCCAAACAAGTTTGGTAGATAAAGGCGCACGCTCTTTATAACGTCTAAGTGATTTTGTTCTTACCATTGCCGCCGACCTCACCTTCTTTTGGGCCGGGGGTGACGCCAACGGTAAAGCTGGCCGGAGTTAATTGGCGGGGGATAATCAATTCAATCTTTGTGCCCTGGTTGGGAGCGGACTCAACAGCAACATTACCGCCAAAAAGTCTGGCGCGTTCCTGTAAGCCCATCATGCCAAAATTGCCATCACTGGCAAAATCGGTTAAAGACTCAGGCACTTGAAACCCACAGCCGTTGTCTTCCACGGTGAGCCTGACTTGTCTTGGCGTAAATTGAGCCAATACATCTACCTGGGTAGCATGCGCATGTTTTCTAACATTGCTCAAGGCTTCTTGTAGAATCCGATAAATAGCTACCTCCAGATCGGCCGGCAGTTCCTCTACTTTACCTTCTACCTGAAGATTAACCTCAATGCCTTCACTCTGAGCCAATTGATTGACCAGGTATTGCATGGCTGCGGTTAAACCCAGGTCTTCCAGGGTCAATGGCCGCAGGTCCCGGCTAAATTGGCGAACGCTGGCAATAGCCCCGGTGACCATAGTTCTTACTTCACTCAAGCGAGCGCGACTTTCATCTGGATTCTCCAGGGTTTCTTTGATGAGTTCAATCCGCTGGCCCATGGCAATCAACGATTGCACCGTATCGTCGTGTAATTCTCTGGCAATCCGTTTTCGCTCTTCCTCTTGCGTTCGGGTAATATCGGCTACATATTGGCGCACCCCGGCTCGATAGCGGCGAATCTGTTGCACCATATCATTAAAAGCCATCCCCAACTCTCGGATCTCCCTGATCCGGCTCAACCCGACCTGGGCATCATAATCACCGGCGGCT from Anaerolineae bacterium encodes:
- a CDS encoding DUF58 domain-containing protein, with the protein product MQKLVWLGLLIYGLLFAGLVTLNGGLLVLAIPLIVYLGGGLLYRPEALPLAVTRRLSAARAAQGEPVVVKLTLTNKGPRLNEVLVEDLIPASLNLTDAEASLFAPLPSGATVELTYTMRGPRGIHHFPGVRVTASDNFGLFQKRQVVTVPDQLLILPEIIRLRRVEIRPQQTRVYSGPIPTRQGGSGVEFFGVREYQPGDPLRWMNGRATARHPQSLFINEFQQERVADVGLILDARQQSDVSLPEGSLFEQAIVAAASLADVFINAGNRVGLFIYGRSLNWTFPGYGKVQRERILRALACAELGSGQVFEKLEYLPTRLFPARSQLVFVSPLLPQDADELIKLRAHGYQLLVVSPDPITFEQQGLNKEPEVALAARFARLERELLLNMLRQANIRVMDWQVDIPFQQAAHVALSRLQRF